ATCGTTTGTCCGAAAATATACGGTGCCATTAAAAGACATCATATCTAAAATCAAAGCATCTCCTCCACGCTTTATCCAATCTGCTTCTGTCACTTACCTTCAAGATGTCAGCGATCAATTGTTTATGCTCAACACCAATTTCGAAACCTTTCGCGAAATGCTGAAAGATTTGATGGAACTCTATTTGTCTTATCTGAGCCATAATATGAACAATGTGATGAAAACATTGACCATTGTCGCAACGGTGTTTATTCCACTGACTTTTCTTGCGGGAGTTTACGGCATGAATTTCGACAATATGCCCGAACTTCGGTGGAAATACGGGTACTTTATGGTATGGGGAATTATGATTTTTATCGGGGTGTCCATGTTATGGTATATGAACAAAAAACATTGGTATTAACCCACCTCCGATTGGAAAGGTTACACTTAAATTCCGGCTTCTGAAACATAAAAACCGGAACCTCATTCCTGAAAACCGGATGCAATCAGTAACAGATAAAAACCGGATAACAATGACAGCAATGCTCAAAAGTGTTAATGCTCCTCAAAGAGGTAAACAGACTGAAAAGCATCTAATAATTGCAAAGCGATGCTGTCTTTTGCCGTTTGACGGATTAAAAAATCCAAAGCACCTTCAACTTTATCCGGAAATGGATTAAAAGTAAGGGGTACTCGCAGCGGCTTAAAGAAATTATCCCAGTGTACAGGAATGACCAAACGAGGTTTAACAGCCATCACTGTTTGTTGGTAATAGGCTTGTTCAAATTCCTTACCATTTGGATGTAACAGGCCAATACCCAAAAACAAGACATCAACAGGTAAAGTATCGAGCGCATTTGGTACAAAATTAGCACTTGCTTTGACCAGCAAACGATTGTTGCCGTGCTCAATATACAAATCGTAACTTCCTCCTTCTTCAAAAGCATTTGCTTTTGCAGGCTGTTTAAGCGGTTGAGTAATAAAACGGGGTTCATCGGACTGAAATCCCAAAAACTGTGCGGTTTTTTGTGCCGGTGAATGTTTGCTTAGGAGTGGGGTAATTCTGAACTTTCCCAGCCAAAAAGGTTGATTGGCTTGGTAAAGCAACATTTTATCTTCCTGCAAACCAGCACCTCGCCCGATTTGTAAAGATGAGGCAGACCCAATCAACAAAGCATCTGAAAACTTGGAAAAATAGGGCGCATCCAACGCATGATCGTAATGTGAATGGCAGGTAACAACCCCCGAAAGCCCGGATAACCGGTGCTGAGCAATGATTGTTTTAACCAATCCCGTATCCGACTCTACCTTGCCAAAAAATACTTTGTGCATTGGCGGACGGGTTACAAAACCATCAATCAACACCTGGGTTTCTCCATCGTCTAACAACATTGAAGAAACACCCCAGAAGGTTACTTTAACCGAGCCTTCAGAAATTAACGTATCAGCTATATGTGGAGCAAAATAAGAACGATACAACGCAATATCCGGTGAAGACCGGACAAAAAACATTATCCCCGCAATTGTAGCCGCTACCGGAAAAACAGCAAAAAAGCCGGTCCAAAACCCCACCCGAAAGGTTCTTTTTGTGGGCACTAAAATGGTAGAAAAAGACATTTACCGCAACCTTTTTTGCAAACGCATTTTAATGGCAGCATAGATAGCCGGAACGATGGTGATGCCAATTATGCCTAAAACCACCAAAGTAAAATTCTCCTTAACAAAGGGCAGTCTTCCAAACCAGTACCCCCCCAAAGTAAAAGGCACTACCCAAAGCACAGCCCCCAGCAAATTATAATAGGTAAATTTGCGAAAATCCATCAAGCCAATGCCCGCAACAAAGGGAACAAAAGTTCGGAAAATGGGTAAAAACCGCCCGATAACCACTGCCTTTGCCCCATGTTTGACGTAGAACTCCTGCGTTTTAATCAGATACTCTTTTTTGATGAACCGTATCTTTTCGGCGGTAAATATGCGCTCACTCATTTGTCGCCCTATGCTGTAATTGACCATATTACCCAAAAAAGCAGCTATCAGGACCAAGATCAACACCAACCATACATTGATAGCCCCCATTGCTGCAATTGCGCCTACGGCAAAAAGCAATGAATCGCCGGGTAAGAATGGAGTAATAACAAAACCGGTTTCGGCAAAAATGATGAGAAATAGAATGATATAAGTAAGCGTGCCATATTGATCAATAATAGACTCTAAATGTTGGTCAATATGCAATACGAAATCAATAAGATACTGGATAAATTCCATGAAATAAATTACGGAAGATTTGTTGATGAGCTGAGTTGAGAACGATAACCTGAACAACGGGTATGTTGAGGTTATATTTGAATATTTGAATCAAATTGACTGTCGTTGAGGACTAAATTCAAAATGTTAAACCGGACTATCTTACTTGCTATAAACCGGAAAACTTGTTTACAGGTTAAAAGCAATTCCCTGTGCAAGAGGCAAATCAGTTCCATAATTAATTGTATTGGTTTGACGGCGCATATACGCCTTCCATGAATCAGAACCCGATTCACGACCTCCACCGGTTTCTTTTTCGCCTCCAAATGCACCGCCTATCTCTGCCCCCGAAGTACCGATATTTACATTGGCAATCCCGCAATCCGACCCTTCATGTGATAAAAACAATTCTGCTTCACGCAGGTTTGTGGTCATAATAGCCGATGATAGCCCTTGAGGTACTTCGTTTTGCAAGGCAATTGCCTCATCAATCGTCTTGTATTTGAGCAGATATAAAATTGGGGCAAATGTTTCGCGTTTAACTACATCATATTGTTCTTTGGCTTCTATGATACAGGGTTTCACATAACATCCCGATTCATATCCCTCACCGGTTAAAACCCCACCTTCAACCAATTCTGAACAGCCCGATGCATTTGCTTCAGCAATGGCCTTTAAATACAATTGAACAGCATCTGTATCAATGAGCGGACCCACATGATTTTCAGGATTAAGCGGGTTTCCTATGTTTAACTGCCCGTAAGCTTCTGCTAATCGTTGTTTTACTGTGTCATAAATGCTATCGTGAATAATCAATCTCCGGGTCGTGGTACAGCGTTGACCACAAGTTCCGACAGCACCAAACACCGAACCAATCACGGTAAGTTTCAAGTCTGCATTCGGGGTAACAATAATGGCATTGTTGCCACCAAGTTCTAACAAAGACTTACCCAATCTTCCGGCAACTGTTTGTCCGACTATTTTACCCATGCGGGTCGAGCCGGTTGCAGATACCAACGGAATCCTTTCATCGGTCGAAAGATATTCGCCAACACGGTAATCTCCGACAACCAAACAGGAAATTCCTTCAGGTAAATTGTTTTCCCGCAAAACTTCGGCTATAATTTTTTGACAGGCAAAAGCTGAAAGAGGAGTCTTTTCTGAGGGCTTCCATACACAAACATTGCCACAAACCCAGGCAATCGCTGTGTTCCATGACCAGACAGCAACCGGAAAATTGAAAGAGGTAATAATGCCTACAATCCCTAAAGGATGCCATTGTTCATACATGCGGTGGTTTGCCCGTTCTGAATGAATGGTCAGTCCATACAACTGACGGGATAGCCCAACAGCGAAATCGCAGATATCTATCATTTCCTGTACTTCACCCAATCCCTCCTGAAGACTTTTACCCATCTCATAAGAAACCAATTTGCCAAGGCTGGATTTATGAATTCGAAGTTTCTCGCCAAATTGACGAACTATTTCACCGCGTTTAGGTGCCGGCAAAGTCCTCCAGAATTTAAAAGCCTCTTCCGCAGTTGCCATCACAGCATCGTAATTTTGACGTGTCGCACTTTTAACACTACCAATAAGTTTGCCGTCGGCAGGACTATATGAATGTATTAAATCTCCATCGCCTTCTTGCCAGTTTGAACCGGTACTCACTCCCGGATTAACAGTTTTAAGTCCTAAATCATTAATAAAATCTGTATTGAAAGTAAACATAGGCGCAGTTGAAACCATAATTGATTAGTTTAAAGAGAATTAATGACAACATCATGCAAAATCGGCCGCAAAGGTAAAGATTTATCTGCAATTCTTTTATTCCGGTCTTAAAGTTGAATTGTTTGGAATTAATTCAAACACAGTTATTTCAGGTCTAAACCCCACCCGACCCGGATAGGCAACAAATCCAAATCCGGGATTTACATAAAGAAACTGTTGCCTGTCTTTATAAAGGCCATACCATTCTTTATACATCCATTTGACAGGACTCCATTTCCAAAAGGGAAGGTTGATGCCAAATTGAAAAGCATGGGTATGACCTGAAAAAGTTGCGACTATATCGGGATAATGTTTCAAAACCTCAGCCCTCCAATGTGACGGGTCATGCGACAACAATAGTTTTACGGAAGATTTCTCAGTGCCTTTGTATGCCTCAGATAAATTGCCATATTTTTTAAACCTGGGACTTGCACTCCAGTTTTCCACGCCAATGACCGCAATCGTTTCGTTGTTATTAGTTACCACCGCATGTTCGTTTAACAATAAATTCCATCCCAATTGTTTGTGGATGTCAATCATCTGTTCAAAGTTTTTGCGATAAGCCTCCTGATTGGGCCATTGAACGTAGTCGCCATAATCGTGATTACCCAAAACTGAAAACACTCCATGCTTTGCCTGAATGTTTGAAAACACATCAATATAAGGCAAGGCTCTTTTGAATAACTATTGACCAAATCACCGGTAAAGAACACCACATCTGCCTTTTGATCATTGATGATTTTTACGGCCCTTTTTAAAGGAGTGGTACCGGTAAAACTTCCGGAATGAATATCAGAAATCTGAACGATTTTAAATCCCGCAAGCGCAACCGGTAAATTTGGCAATTCTAAGGGCACCTTAACAACTTTGTAGCGAAAAGGGTTTCTAACCATACCGTAAAACATCGCCAACAAAGGAACAGAAGAAAAAACAAGACCCACACTGCATACCAAAGCCGAGCGAGGCAACAAGGAACTTTTGAATTCACCGGATTGAACTGAGTAAGCCATCGTTTTTATCAAACGAATCAAATCATCAGTAAATGCAGATACACTTAAAAGCAGTTTAAATACCAGCAACATAAAGAAAACCGCCGTTACATACATACGAGCGGTTTTGTTTTGCAGACGTATGCCAAACACCAACACGCCAATTGCTATAAAATAGGAAGCAACAGCCAAAGTCCAATAAATTCCATCAACCAGTGTGTTATTGCCGACAGTCCTGATGACCTGATACCCATACCAATCAAAAAACACTAACATCAGAAGTGGAATCAACCACCTGAAATTTGCAGACATAAATTGTGGTTATATTTTATTGTGATTTCTAAAAAACAACCTTTAAATAAGGAAGTTTCACCACCGGTACATATCAATTCAAGAACCTGAATAATTGTTTGGTCTTGATTTAAGTTTTAGCTGATTTATTTTCAATAATGGATATTGGACGTATGAGGGGTACATATTCAAATTAGTCCAAACGAATTGCTTTATTTTTTGGTCATAGGTTACATTCCTAAAGTGTAGTTGAAAAGAGCCGGAGTATATTCTGCAGTGACGAAATGATACCTGTTTGTTAGACGATTAATAGAATACTTTAAAATTGAATTCCGTATTATTTGAATAGCAGGGTTACATCTTTTGTATCATATACTTCAATTGTTTAAGGCCGCTTGACTTTTTCAATCTTCATAGATTGCAGAGCCTGTAAAGTTGTAATTATTTAAAAGTTTACCAGCTATCGAATGCGTCAAGCATCTGTAAGCAATTCATTTCAACAAGACAAGATTTAGGGTAAATAATACGGTTGTCATAAGTCTGTTACAGACTGACTTTAAGTTTTTGCAGGGGGACTTTGCTTTAAAGCAGGGGCGCAAAAAGCCATTGCAGAAGTGCAATGAGGCTTTGCGGTGGTACATTGATTTATTGCAGGGATACATGAAGTCGTTGCAGGGGTGATTTGATGTAATACAAGGGTGCAATAAGTCTTTGCAGAGGCAATTTAATGCATGGCAGGGGTGCAATAAGGCATTGCAGGGATACATGAAGTCGTTGCAAGGATGCATTAAGTCATTACAGATGTGCATAAAAGCTATGCACATGCTAAACAAATTAGATAAATCGCACTTGTGTAATTGAAAACATAGTTTTGACTGACAGTTTTTAAGATTATAGGACCAAGTGTCTTTGATGCTTTCCAAATTTTATTTTTTTCAATTGTGAATGTTTGGCTTTAAACACATTAGGTTATATAACAAAGATAAAAAATTTAAAACTCACCCTTACTGAGCCATCATGAGTTCCTATTGTTTATACACTTAATATTATATTATACTTTAGTAAATACTGTTCCCTAAAGTATTGGGTTAAAAACAGAAAAATTATAAATGACAACTGAAAGTGAAAAAACAAGAAAAATTCAACAATTTTCAGAAATTAAAAAAAATTTAAGAAATATTCGAAATTAATTTGAAATTTATTGAAAAATGAACATAAATTCTAAAAATATTATCTATAATAAATTGATAATTACGATTAGTGTTTTTAGATTTGCGCTAAATCAATATAAAATCAATGATTTGGTGGTTGTTGTTTTTGCCAAATTATACTACAAGCCTTTATTTTAAAGGCTTTAAATATTATGTACTGATTTGGATTCAGTTTCTGTCTATTACCGTTAATGATTTTAAAAATCAGAAAAAACTCCTTCCACCCAATACACGTTGGTTGCAGGTAACCTACTCTTTGATCCAATTTGAGTTGATTGTCAAAAAAAAATACAAATTTTTTTTTCGGCATCCTAACGAAACATCAATCAGAAAGTGTAACAAGAAATGCCATATACCGCAAGGTGTTTTCGGCTAAAAACTATTGCATCAATTACATCAGCCCAAACCTTACAATCAGACAAAAAATTTTTACTCATTTCAAATTGTTCTAATTATGAAAGTTTATTTACTACATTCCCAAATCTTAAGAAATCTACCTTTAAGTGCTACAATGCCAACTAAGGATGTTATGTTGTCTTTAAATAGAACAATCATAATTATCTGTTTCTTAACTGCCTGTTCATTTGATTTGAGTGCACAAACTACCCCAACTTGTGGTGCAAGTTGCACTGCTCCAATAACCTACACTGGAAACATCACATTAAGTACACAAGCTGATCTTAACAATTTTATAAGCGGTTCTTGTAAATATACACATGTAGTTGGAAATCTCATCATAGATGGTAACGGTAATGCCGGAACAGGAACAGATGGAGCCGGTATTGACCCAATCACTGATTTATGTAACCTTCAGGAGTTAGTATCAGTTACTGGTTCAGTTACCATTCGCGATTTCAATGTTCCCGGCAATCCGGTAACTTTAGTTGATTTAGCCAACTTAAATACTATAGGATTAGGCTTGACAATAGGTGTTGCTTCAAATGATAACAACGGCTCATTCACCGAAATCAAGTTAAACGGAATTACGGATATTGGCAATGTCAATGTCATCAATATTCAGTACAATCCTAATGCAACAGCCATTGAATTGAAAAATTTATCCGGAACTGTTGGGGCTACTACAATAAGCAACAATGCCGCAGTTTCTACTATTGATATTGGTAGCACCGGTACCGGATGGAATACAAGCCTGAACACTGATGTTACTGTTTCTAATAACGGAGTACTCAATT
This is a stretch of genomic DNA from Sphingobacteriales bacterium. It encodes these proteins:
- a CDS encoding MBL fold metallo-hydrolase, whose amino-acid sequence is MSFSTILVPTKRTFRVGFWTGFFAVFPVAATIAGIMFFVRSSPDIALYRSYFAPHIADTLISEGSVKVTFWGVSSMLLDDGETQVLIDGFVTRPPMHKVFFGKVESDTGLVKTIIAQHRLSGLSGVVTCHSHYDHALDAPYFSKFSDALLIGSASSLQIGRGAGLQEDKMLLYQANQPFWLGKFRITPLLSKHSPAQKTAQFLGFQSDEPRFITQPLKQPAKANAFEEGGSYDLYIEHGNNRLLVKASANFVPNALDTLPVDVLFLGIGLLHPNGKEFEQAYYQQTVMAVKPRLVIPVHWDNFFKPLRVPLTFNPFPDKVEGALDFLIRQTAKDSIALQLLDAFQSVYLFEEH
- a CDS encoding DedA family protein, which produces MEFIQYLIDFVLHIDQHLESIIDQYGTLTYIILFLIIFAETGFVITPFLPGDSLLFAVGAIAAMGAINVWLVLILVLIAAFLGNMVNYSIGRQMSERIFTAEKIRFIKKEYLIKTQEFYVKHGAKAVVIGRFLPIFRTFVPFVAGIGLMDFRKFTYYNLLGAVLWVVPFTLGGYWFGRLPFVKENFTLVVLGIIGITIVPAIYAAIKMRLQKRLR
- a CDS encoding aldehyde dehydrogenase family protein, with protein sequence MFTFNTDFINDLGLKTVNPGVSTGSNWQEGDGDLIHSYSPADGKLIGSVKSATRQNYDAVMATAEEAFKFWRTLPAPKRGEIVRQFGEKLRIHKSSLGKLVSYEMGKSLQEGLGEVQEMIDICDFAVGLSRQLYGLTIHSERANHRMYEQWHPLGIVGIITSFNFPVAVWSWNTAIAWVCGNVCVWKPSEKTPLSAFACQKIIAEVLRENNLPEGISCLVVGDYRVGEYLSTDERIPLVSATGSTRMGKIVGQTVAGRLGKSLLELGGNNAIIVTPNADLKLTVIGSVFGAVGTCGQRCTTTRRLIIHDSIYDTVKQRLAEAYGQLNIGNPLNPENHVGPLIDTDAVQLYLKAIAEANASGCSELVEGGVLTGEGYESGCYVKPCIIEAKEQYDVVKRETFAPILYLLKYKTIDEAIALQNEVPQGLSSAIMTTNLREAELFLSHEGSDCGIANVNIGTSGAEIGGAFGGEKETGGGRESGSDSWKAYMRRQTNTINYGTDLPLAQGIAFNL
- a CDS encoding metallophosphoesterase, whose protein sequence is MSANFRWLIPLLMLVFFDWYGYQVIRTVGNNTLVDGIYWTLAVASYFIAIGVLVFGIRLQNKTARMYVTAVFFMLLVFKLLLSVSAFTDDLIRLIKTMAYSVQSGEFKSSLLPRSALVCSVGLVFSSVPLLAMFYGMVRNPFRYKVVKVPLELPNLPVALAGFKIVQISDIHSGSFTGTTPLKRAVKIINDQKADVVFFTGDLVNSYSKEPCLILMCFQTFRQSMECFQFWVITIMATTFNGPIRRLIAKTLNR